In Pelodiscus sinensis isolate JC-2024 chromosome 19, ASM4963464v1, whole genome shotgun sequence, the DNA window GTGGTTCGGCTGGCTCCTGGTGATCCGGCCGCTGGTGGGGTGGGCTGGGACGCTGGGCGGGTGCGGGGGGCCGCTGGGACCCGGGGCGCCCAGCCCGTTGCTGTTCTGGTTGTCGGCAGCTGAAACCGAAAGCCACAGATTCAACAGGGAAACCCACAACAAaagctggttcccagcccccgcTGCTCTCACCACTGCACCCTGCTTCCCTCTCAGAGtgagggagagaacccaggaactCCCGGCCCCCGCTGGACTCCCCTCGCCTGGCTCAGAGATGGGGGTACAGCCGGCCTGCGGAGCTAGCATGGCCCAGGGGGGCTCCCCTACCTGGAGATGACGCGGAGGGGCCCGGGGTGGTCTGGGAAGCGGCAGGCGTCGCGTTGTCGTTCTGGGCCtgaaggaaagggaagagagagCTCGTGGGCCCGGATCTCACAGGATCCCAGCCGCCCGCGGGACAGAGAGACGCCTGCTtctgagcagcagccagcacagccaCACGTCTCCGCCGGACACAAATccagctcctcaggagcagggccagcaacGCTCCGGTGCCCGCTGGGCATCCCCAGTGCCTGGGTCGAGAGCAGGAAGCCCTGGTGGCTTTGTCCCAGAGCCGCAGCATGTCCGCTGGGCATCCGCAGGTGAGCAAATCCGATGACCCCGCTGGATGGGCCCCCCAGGAGAGACTTTGCCCCCCGCCCTCCAGCTGGGAACTGACTGGTACTCACAGCTTTGCTCTGGGATGGCTGGTTCACGTACTCTGGGTTGGGTTCGCTGAAGTTCGGGACCTCAGAGTAAACCATGCAGAACCTAGGGAGGGAAATAGCAGGTCAACAAGGCCACCAGGACCCTGGccaaccccctccctgctctaGCACTCAGCCCTatgccaggccagggctgggaatAGCGCCCCAAGCATGCAGtctccccagctctaaccaccagaccatgccaccctcccagggctgggaacagaacccaggagtcctgactcccctTCTGATCTAAATGCCAGCCCTTCCTGAGTAAACACCCACAGGGCAAACGGCTCCAGTTTGGGGCTGCCCCGAAcattctccctccccagccccgtaAGGAGCCCGGGCCCCAGCGTGACGCTGATGGTCCTTCCTTACTCTCCGATTTTCTGCAGGTCTCCTCCGCGCCCCGTGTAGAGGGTCAGGCAGCCTTTGAAAACTGACGCGTAGCTGAAAGCAAgaggaatcacagaatcatagaatcctagagctggaagagacctcagaaggtcaagtccagccccctgccctaggcaggaccaatcccaactaaatcaacccagccagggctttgtcaagccgagacttaaacacctctagggatggagactccactgcttccctagggaacccatcccagtgcttccccaccctcctagggaaatagtttttcctaatatccaacctggacctctcccactacagcttgagaccatcgctccttgttctgccatccgtcactactgagaacagcctcactccatcctctttggaacctcccttcaggaagttgaaggctgctctcaaatcccaaGCTCTAGGAATGCCAAGCACTAGGGTTAAATTGCACCAGCGGCTGCAGTCCAGAAATTTCACACGGCGCGTGGGTAGAAAACGGGGAGGGCTCCGATTCTCCCAGCCCCGCACTTGGGGAAGGCTCCTTTGTGTTGCCGGTGCTGGCCAGGGTCACCTCCCAGTGTAAGCGAGAGCCACCCCAAGGCTGCTCCGATGTACACTCTGCTTCCTACAACCCTGTGGGCTGGAAGAACCACCCTGAGCTACGCCACCAGGGGGCGCTCGAGCTGTTCTTTCAAGCCGCTCCCAGACAAGCAATAATTATAGTTTGCGGTAGGCAGGGAGTGGAGATGAGATTTCCTTCATTGAGCATGGCCAGGATTTCTCCGCTGGCTACAGGGACAGCCCAATCCTGCCCCGAAGTCGTGTCCAATTAGCTCGGTGTGTGCACATGCGGGAAGGATCTTTTccagggctttttaaaaatattgtgtttATGTATTTAATAACAAAGAGTCCGGCCCACGCACACAGCCCCTACAATGCAACCTCCGTCCACAGGAATTGGGCCTTTCTGCCAGGCAGGGAGCCATCTCCAGAAAACCCCAGCTCCCCCATCTACAGCCCATCTGCAGAGTGAGCTAATTTGGGCTATCCCGGAGCTATGCCTGATCCTGTAGGAAACCAGAGCTCGTACGTAGCTCAGAGCAGACCAGACCTATTTGCTCAGGCCGGTATCTCCCTCAACAGGTGACCGGGAACGGAGGCTTTGCTGTCACCGAGAACGAAAGCCATGGAGCCGAACAGCCTTAGCCGTGGAGAACTCCAGTGAGCCTCCCGCCTGGTCTACCAAACCCTGAATGAGCTTGTCTTGGGAGCGAGCGAGTGCTGGCAGGTGGGGGAGTTAGACTGATGAGTGGGGCATGCAGCCAATGTGATCAGGTCCAGTGGTTCCACCCTCTTCCCGCAGGGTCTCACCTACCCTTTGGTCAATCG includes these proteins:
- the NABP2 gene encoding SOSS complex subunit B1, which translates into the protein MTTETCVKDIKPGLKNLNLIFIVLETGRVTKTKDGHEVRTCKVADKTGSINISVWDDVGNLIQPGDIIRLTKGYASVFKGCLTLYTGRGGDLQKIGEFCMVYSEVPNFSEPNPEYVNQPSQSKAAQNDNATPAASQTTPGPSASSPAADNQNSNGLGAPGPSGPPHPPSVPAHPTSGRITRSQPNHQGAGSAGSGSSSNPVSNGKETRRSSKR